A genome region from Chryseobacterium sp. G0186 includes the following:
- a CDS encoding alpha/beta fold hydrolase: MKKTSLFIFLLLSVFCLAQLHKGKIDTLLTPEIGGIKQAIDIKTNDAGKPILLFLSGGPGSSMRKNADAFTNLLKDKFTIVQWDQRDAGKTLELNPSPVQPSVDLMGKDTYQVINFLRKELKQEKVYLLGSSWGNALGFYIVRNHPELLHAYFAVNPVVSQLTSEKELLSVLKDYFKDNPVASKELASVHIPFKVDEDLFYLRKWLFYKDGKQYVTGDEFKKGFLQWSKTWSPAWNEVMNIDLPKTLKKVECPIYFFVGKNDIQTSTRVTTEYFQKVKAPKKDLFLFEDSGHQIHKDEPVKFQNTIIQELNNLGSVKGN, encoded by the coding sequence ATGAAAAAAACAAGCCTTTTTATTTTTTTATTATTATCTGTATTTTGTTTAGCACAATTACATAAAGGAAAAATAGATACACTCCTTACACCGGAGATTGGAGGAATAAAGCAAGCCATAGATATTAAAACAAATGACGCCGGTAAGCCTATTCTTTTATTTTTATCTGGTGGCCCTGGAAGTTCAATGCGGAAAAATGCGGATGCTTTTACGAATCTCTTAAAAGATAAATTTACCATTGTTCAATGGGATCAGAGAGATGCCGGAAAAACTCTTGAATTAAATCCTTCTCCCGTTCAGCCTTCAGTTGATCTCATGGGAAAAGATACTTATCAGGTTATCAATTTTCTGAGAAAAGAATTAAAACAGGAAAAAGTCTATTTATTGGGTAGCTCTTGGGGAAATGCTTTAGGTTTTTATATTGTTAGAAATCATCCTGAACTTTTACATGCCTATTTTGCAGTAAATCCGGTTGTTAGTCAATTGACGAGTGAGAAAGAATTGCTCAGTGTTTTAAAAGATTATTTTAAAGATAATCCTGTTGCCAGTAAAGAATTAGCGAGTGTACATATTCCTTTCAAAGTTGATGAAGATTTATTTTATTTAAGAAAATGGCTTTTTTATAAAGACGGGAAGCAGTATGTAACCGGTGACGAGTTCAAGAAAGGTTTTCTGCAGTGGTCAAAAACATGGTCTCCTGCATGGAACGAAGTAATGAATATTGACCTGCCTAAGACTTTAAAGAAAGTGGAATGTCCTATTTACTTTTTTGTTGGTAAAAATGATATCCAAACTTCTACCAGAGTTACCACAGAATATTTTCAGAAAGTAAAAGCACCAAAGAAAGACTTATTTTTATTTGAAGATTCAGGTCACCAAATTCATAAAGACGAACCAGTGAAGTTTCAGAATACAATTATTCAGGAATTAAATAATCTGGGTTCAGTGAAAGGAAATTAA
- a CDS encoding LysR family transcriptional regulator, whose protein sequence is MVNLEWYRTFKAIYKTGTLTGAADTLFISQPGVSLHLSSLEAYVGYKLFDRTGRKMIPTERGKVLFNAVAEPLTRLEDVEKNFQKSTEKHTPTISVGMCFETFQTTLEQYVSTLPFNLIISFGEYPEMLDQLDKGILDLIITPKKGSSPNIEHEAFSSEQIILVGGKDVDTESFKKALKTKDAEKIEDWLKNEKWYGTTGDMEHLFQFWILNFGHKPNFRPNYIVPNLNSIIRCLKGGTGLAVIPDFLCKKEIESGNVKLVWEGKKKLENTLYFGCRKKTNYQSEIDHIKDLFRKVMSK, encoded by the coding sequence ATGGTCAATTTAGAATGGTACCGTACTTTTAAAGCCATATATAAAACCGGAACACTTACGGGTGCTGCCGATACTTTATTCATTTCACAGCCGGGAGTGAGTTTACACTTAAGTTCACTGGAAGCTTATGTTGGGTATAAACTGTTTGACAGAACAGGGCGAAAAATGATTCCGACGGAAAGAGGAAAAGTATTGTTCAATGCGGTTGCTGAACCTCTCACCAGATTAGAAGATGTAGAGAAGAATTTTCAGAAATCCACCGAAAAACATACTCCAACCATTAGTGTGGGAATGTGTTTTGAAACCTTTCAGACGACTTTAGAGCAATATGTTTCTACGTTACCTTTTAATTTGATTATCAGCTTTGGGGAATATCCAGAGATGTTGGATCAACTGGATAAAGGAATTCTGGATCTTATCATTACCCCGAAAAAAGGATCTTCTCCCAATATAGAACATGAGGCATTTTCATCTGAGCAAATCATTCTGGTAGGAGGGAAAGATGTAGATACCGAGAGTTTCAAAAAGGCTTTAAAGACAAAAGATGCCGAAAAAATCGAAGATTGGCTGAAGAATGAAAAATGGTACGGAACCACCGGCGATATGGAGCATCTTTTCCAATTTTGGATTTTAAATTTCGGGCATAAGCCTAATTTCCGCCCCAATTATATTGTTCCTAATTTAAATTCTATCATCCGTTGTCTGAAAGGCGGAACAGGTCTGGCTGTTATTCCTGATTTTCTATGCAAGAAGGAAATAGAGAGTGGAAATGTAAAGCTGGTCTGGGAGGGAAAGAAAAAATTAGAAAATACATTGTATTTCGGATGTCGTAAAAAAACAAATTACCAATCTGAAATAGACCATATTAAAGACCTATTCCGAAAGGTGATGAGTAAGTAG
- a CDS encoding GNAT family N-acetyltransferase, translating into MEQFTFNKISIETDIPYELLLLADETIEAIDRYIFNSDIYLLNDGSGDIAVMALHQNNDTELEVKNIAVIEDYRNKGIGSILMNKAKEIARENGYKTLTVGTSDTGLQQIRFYEKNGFIKTGIRKNFFIENYPAPIYENGLQMQDMILLTHHLSE; encoded by the coding sequence ATGGAACAATTTACTTTTAACAAAATCAGTATAGAGACTGATATTCCATATGAACTGCTGTTGCTCGCTGACGAAACCATTGAAGCCATCGATCGTTATATTTTCAATTCTGACATTTATCTTTTGAATGACGGAAGTGGAGATATTGCTGTCATGGCTTTACATCAAAATAATGATACCGAACTGGAAGTTAAAAATATTGCAGTTATTGAGGACTATAGAAACAAAGGAATTGGCAGTATTCTGATGAACAAAGCAAAAGAAATTGCCCGTGAAAATGGATATAAAACGCTGACTGTCGGAACTTCTGATACAGGTCTCCAGCAGATCCGGTTTTATGAGAAAAACGGCTTTATAAAGACAGGAATACGTAAAAATTTCTTCATAGAAAATTATCCCGCACCTATTTATGAAAACGGACTACAGATGCAGGACATGATTCTACTTACTCATCACCTTTCGGAATAG
- a CDS encoding GNAT family N-acetyltransferase, which yields MSHSIRLANAEDYPRIMEIWESAVKATHDFLSEEDFNYFKEAIPRDYLPNLEVYLIIENNDTEGFASVADGNLEMLFIHNAKRGKGYGKTLYQFMKEKTGLTKVDVNEQNPQAIGFYEKMGFKTVGRSEKDGSGKEYPLIHMSL from the coding sequence ATGTCACACTCAATCAGACTTGCCAATGCAGAGGATTATCCAAGAATTATGGAAATCTGGGAATCTGCTGTTAAGGCTACCCATGATTTTCTTTCTGAAGAGGATTTCAATTATTTCAAAGAAGCCATTCCAAGGGATTATCTTCCCAATCTGGAAGTATATCTAATTATTGAAAATAATGATACCGAAGGATTTGCTTCCGTAGCGGATGGAAATCTGGAAATGCTCTTTATTCATAATGCCAAGCGTGGAAAAGGCTATGGAAAAACATTGTACCAATTTATGAAAGAGAAGACAGGTCTCACCAAGGTGGATGTTAATGAACAAAACCCACAGGCCATCGGATTTTATGAAAAAATGGGTTTCAAAACAGTAGGAAGATCAGAAAAGGATGGTTCGGGAAAAGAGTATCCATTAATTCATATGAGTTTGTAA
- a CDS encoding aldo/keto reductase — MQKKTYTGQPVVTLNNGVDIPALGFGVWQMEDLKECENAVVKAIQTGYRMIDTAAIYQNETAVGDAVKNSGINRDELFITSKVWVQDHGYEKAKSAFQRTLSRLQMDYLDLYLIHWPYGDFIGTWKALEELYQEGKIKAIGVCNFTVEKLEELKANSTILPVINQIELHPVFQQKELQVYDRENNIITQPWSPLGNGNANLLSNTALQAIAEKYAKTVAQVILRWHLQEGFVVIPKSVTPSRIEENFNVFDFELTEDEMNVVRSLDTGKRLFFDPKDPEWEQKMLNSVADI, encoded by the coding sequence ATGCAAAAGAAAACCTACACAGGACAACCAGTAGTAACCCTGAATAACGGAGTGGATATTCCTGCCTTAGGCTTTGGAGTTTGGCAGATGGAAGATTTGAAAGAATGTGAAAATGCTGTAGTTAAAGCCATTCAAACAGGATATAGAATGATTGATACGGCTGCCATTTACCAGAATGAAACAGCAGTAGGAGATGCCGTGAAAAACAGTGGAATAAACAGAGATGAGCTATTTATCACTTCCAAGGTTTGGGTTCAGGATCATGGGTATGAAAAAGCAAAAAGTGCATTCCAGAGAACATTAAGCAGATTACAGATGGATTATCTGGATTTGTATCTTATTCACTGGCCTTATGGAGATTTTATCGGAACCTGGAAAGCTTTGGAGGAGTTATATCAGGAGGGAAAAATCAAGGCTATCGGAGTCTGTAATTTTACCGTTGAGAAACTGGAAGAATTAAAGGCTAACTCAACAATTTTACCGGTAATCAATCAGATCGAGCTGCATCCTGTATTTCAGCAAAAGGAATTGCAGGTATACGATAGGGAAAATAATATCATCACTCAGCCTTGGAGCCCTCTAGGAAACGGAAATGCCAATCTTTTAAGCAATACAGCGTTACAGGCTATTGCAGAAAAGTATGCTAAAACGGTTGCTCAGGTGATCCTGAGATGGCATTTGCAGGAAGGATTTGTTGTGATTCCAAAGTCTGTAACTCCATCAAGGATTGAGGAAAACTTCAATGTATTTGATTTTGAATTGACAGAAGATGAAATGAATGTTGTTCGTTCTTTAGATACCGGAAAAAGGCTATTCTTTGATCCTAAAGACCCTGAATGGGAGCAGAAAATGCTGAATTCTGTAGCTGATATTTAA